In the Tautonia rosea genome, one interval contains:
- a CDS encoding DUF1501 domain-containing protein — MSIPRNPGGRFPAPCAGPNRREALKAGALTLGGLSLPGLFQAQSAAASPVRTTSGRAKACILVFAWGGPSQLETLDLKPDAPDEIRGDFRPIATSVPGIQISEHFPMLAERMDKMAIIRSMSHDDPAHLSSVHHQQTGHLAPRPKSDADGPSPLDWPHLGSLVARVQPRSGALPSSVIMPWTVAHPAAPGGKAPGQHGGWLGKSFDPFLLPGNPNAEGFRVEGLNLPEGLGPDRVRSRRDLLSSVDRGAVEPPSWTKTQARAFDALLSAEARGAFQIDREDPITRDRYGRHIHGQCMLMARRLVEAGVPLVTVNWHDDRKNFWDTHLDNFNHLKNRLMPPTDRGLSALLDDLAARGMLDETLVVWVGEFGRNPRITRNNAGREHWPRCYSALLAGGGVQGGMVYGSSDRWAAYPASDPVSPADLAATILFALGIDPGTEVIDPIGRPLPINRGTPVTDLLA, encoded by the coding sequence GTGTCGATTCCAAGAAACCCTGGCGGGCGATTCCCTGCGCCGTGTGCCGGTCCGAACCGCCGAGAAGCCTTGAAGGCCGGGGCGCTCACGCTCGGCGGCCTGTCGCTTCCCGGCCTGTTCCAGGCCCAATCGGCGGCGGCCTCGCCGGTGCGGACGACCTCGGGGCGCGCGAAGGCGTGCATCCTGGTCTTCGCCTGGGGAGGTCCGAGCCAGCTCGAAACCCTCGACCTGAAACCCGACGCCCCCGACGAGATCCGAGGCGACTTCCGGCCCATCGCCACCTCGGTGCCGGGCATCCAGATCAGCGAGCACTTCCCGATGCTCGCCGAGCGGATGGACAAGATGGCGATCATCCGCTCGATGTCGCACGATGACCCCGCGCACCTGTCGAGCGTGCATCATCAGCAGACCGGACACCTCGCCCCCCGGCCGAAGTCGGATGCCGACGGCCCCTCTCCGCTCGACTGGCCGCACCTGGGGTCATTGGTCGCCCGGGTGCAGCCGAGATCGGGCGCGTTGCCGTCGTCGGTCATTATGCCCTGGACGGTCGCGCATCCGGCGGCTCCTGGCGGCAAGGCTCCCGGCCAGCACGGCGGCTGGCTCGGCAAGTCCTTCGATCCGTTCCTCCTGCCCGGGAACCCGAACGCTGAGGGGTTCCGCGTCGAAGGGCTCAATCTCCCCGAAGGTCTCGGTCCAGATCGTGTGCGGTCGCGGCGGGACTTGCTGTCGAGCGTCGATCGAGGGGCCGTCGAGCCGCCGTCGTGGACCAAGACGCAGGCCCGGGCGTTCGATGCCCTCCTCTCGGCCGAGGCCCGAGGCGCCTTTCAGATCGACCGCGAAGACCCGATCACCCGAGACCGCTACGGCCGGCACATTCACGGTCAATGCATGCTGATGGCCCGTCGCCTGGTTGAAGCCGGCGTTCCCCTGGTCACCGTCAACTGGCACGACGACCGAAAAAACTTCTGGGATACGCACCTCGACAACTTCAACCACCTCAAGAACCGCCTGATGCCGCCGACCGACCGCGGCCTGTCGGCTCTGCTCGACGACCTGGCGGCGCGAGGGATGCTCGACGAAACCCTGGTGGTTTGGGTCGGCGAGTTCGGCCGCAACCCCCGAATCACCCGCAACAACGCCGGGCGGGAACACTGGCCCCGCTGCTACTCCGCCCTGCTGGCCGGCGGCGGCGTGCAAGGGGGCATGGTGTACGGCTCGTCCGATCGCTGGGCCGCCTACCCTGCCTCCGACCCCGTCAGCCCCGCCGACCTCGCCGCGACGATCCTCTTCGCCCTCGGCATCGACCCAGGCACCGAGGTGATCGACCCCATTGGCCGCCCCCTGCCCATCAATCGCGGAACCCCCGTCACCGATCTCCTGGCATGA
- a CDS encoding DUF1328 domain-containing protein, with product MTLLKWALIALIVAVIAGIFGFSGVAEGAATVAKVLVGIFLVLALILGVLGATVYKKVT from the coding sequence ATGACTCTGCTGAAATGGGCATTGATTGCACTGATCGTCGCGGTGATTGCCGGAATTTTTGGATTCAGTGGTGTGGCCGAAGGGGCCGCGACGGTCGCGAAAGTTTTGGTAGGGATCTTCCTGGTCCTTGCCTTGATTCTTGGAGTCCTGGGCGCCACGGTGTACAAGAAGGTGACCTGA
- a CDS encoding DUF362 domain-containing protein yields the protein MRPRRSRPCSRKSSVASGVDRRAFLAASAAGATLIGGSAVPIVPGALASGLGPRVLAEGQGFPGAYPGRVVEVKDPAAVIDGEPVLDAVRLMMARGMTGLTGIEDPVEAWRSMFEPGDVVGIKVNPVGQPHAISNHATVHAIVEGLESAGIPRRDIVVFDRYKDQFIQAGYLENLPDGCQWDWAVDSYDEAQLDIARYDPDVFATLDIVHAQPGIHDPKDDRTRRSHVAKVVSQRINKLICIPVLKDHGSGGVTLSLKNMSHGLVNNVSRSHGTHDTNTCNLFIPAICSLPVIQEKSVLQILDGLNAVYHRGPGAVKRYVWSYGALFFATDPVAMDRVCWEIVDAKRVAEGMPPVAEVGRSGKDPTGTEAFDYRQPQHIAGAGALGLGVFARDAIDHRAYNMNAS from the coding sequence ATGCGACCGCGACGATCTCGACCATGCTCCAGAAAATCATCGGTGGCGTCGGGTGTGGATCGTCGGGCCTTCCTGGCGGCTTCGGCGGCCGGGGCCACCCTGATCGGCGGCAGTGCCGTCCCGATCGTTCCGGGAGCGCTGGCCTCTGGCCTCGGACCCAGGGTCCTGGCCGAAGGACAGGGTTTCCCCGGAGCCTATCCTGGTCGGGTGGTCGAGGTGAAAGACCCGGCCGCGGTCATCGACGGTGAGCCGGTGCTCGACGCCGTTCGCCTGATGATGGCCAGGGGCATGACCGGCCTGACCGGGATCGAGGACCCGGTCGAGGCCTGGCGGTCGATGTTCGAGCCGGGTGACGTGGTCGGCATCAAGGTCAACCCGGTCGGCCAGCCGCACGCGATCAGCAACCACGCGACCGTCCACGCGATTGTCGAGGGGCTCGAATCGGCCGGTATCCCCCGGCGCGACATCGTCGTCTTCGACCGCTACAAGGATCAGTTCATCCAGGCCGGCTACCTGGAGAATCTCCCCGACGGCTGCCAGTGGGACTGGGCGGTCGACTCCTACGACGAGGCCCAGCTCGACATCGCTCGGTACGACCCGGACGTCTTCGCCACGCTCGACATCGTGCACGCCCAACCCGGCATTCACGACCCGAAGGACGATCGCACGCGACGCTCTCACGTGGCCAAGGTCGTGTCGCAAAGAATCAACAAGCTGATTTGCATCCCGGTTTTGAAAGATCATGGGTCGGGCGGCGTGACTTTGTCGCTGAAGAATATGAGTCACGGATTGGTCAACAACGTCTCCCGCAGCCACGGCACGCACGACACGAATACCTGCAACCTGTTCATCCCGGCCATCTGTTCCTTGCCGGTGATTCAGGAGAAGAGCGTTTTGCAGATCCTCGACGGCCTGAACGCGGTCTATCACCGAGGTCCAGGCGCCGTCAAGCGTTACGTCTGGTCGTACGGTGCCCTCTTCTTCGCGACCGACCCGGTGGCGATGGACCGGGTCTGCTGGGAGATCGTCGACGCCAAGCGCGTGGCCGAAGGCATGCCCCCGGTCGCCGAGGTGGGCCGATCGGGCAAGGACCCGACCGGCACCGAGGCATTCGACTATCGCCAGCCCCAGCACATTGCCGGAGCCGGCGCCCTCGGCCTGGGAGTTTTTGCACGGGACGCCATTGACCACCGCGCCTACAATATGAACGCATCATAA
- a CDS encoding DUF4345 family protein, translating to MRLARISLWLTAIAFGGFGLWLLIQPEGITGLGVELTHPVARAEIRAFYGGLELGLALFFTVAASRPSWFAAGLFAQAAALGGVALGRIIGIVVDGVSDSLFVGLLAAELTGCLIGIVALWLLDRKP from the coding sequence ATGCGTCTCGCCCGGATCTCCCTGTGGCTCACGGCGATCGCGTTCGGCGGGTTCGGCCTGTGGCTGCTCATCCAGCCCGAAGGGATCACGGGGCTTGGAGTTGAGCTGACCCACCCAGTCGCCCGCGCGGAGATCAGGGCCTTCTACGGGGGACTGGAACTCGGTCTGGCCCTCTTCTTCACCGTGGCTGCCTCGCGACCGAGTTGGTTCGCGGCGGGCCTGTTCGCCCAGGCCGCGGCCCTTGGCGGCGTGGCGTTGGGCCGGATCATCGGCATCGTCGTCGATGGTGTTTCGGACAGCCTGTTCGTTGGCTTGCTCGCGGCCGAGCTGACCGGATGCCTGATCGGGATCGTCGCGCTTTGGCTCCTTGATCGGAAGCCCTGA
- a CDS encoding ABC transporter ATP-binding protein has protein sequence MIETRDLTKMYGDLYALNRLNLTLNQGDVYGFIGPNGAGKTTTMRILATLLNPTWGEAYVCGHSIYNGAKDIRRAIGYMPDFFGVYDDMKVIEYLEFFAAAYRISGPARKKICEEVLELVDLTYKRDALVTSLSRGMTQRLGLARVLLHDPQVLLLDEPASGLDPRARIEIRALLKELRAMGKTILVSSHILPELADICNKIGIIEQGQLLVNGAVSDVMKQVRTDIVLNITVADRMIDAADFLEKQPEIESIDQKTDLNDHTFLVVKMKPEVVTYGFLAQRLIENGFELTLFREDEINLETAFMHLTKGITS, from the coding sequence ATGATCGAAACCCGCGACCTGACCAAGATGTACGGCGACCTCTACGCCCTGAATCGCCTGAACCTGACCCTCAATCAGGGGGATGTGTATGGGTTCATTGGCCCGAACGGCGCGGGCAAGACCACGACGATGCGGATTCTCGCCACGTTGCTCAACCCGACCTGGGGCGAGGCGTACGTCTGCGGCCACTCGATCTACAACGGTGCGAAGGACATTCGCCGCGCCATCGGCTACATGCCCGACTTTTTCGGCGTCTACGACGACATGAAGGTGATCGAGTACCTCGAATTCTTCGCCGCCGCCTACCGGATCTCCGGCCCGGCCCGCAAGAAGATTTGCGAGGAGGTGCTCGAACTGGTCGACCTGACCTACAAGCGCGACGCGCTCGTGACCAGCCTCTCCCGAGGGATGACTCAGCGCCTCGGCCTGGCCCGCGTCCTTTTGCACGACCCGCAAGTGCTCTTGCTCGACGAGCCGGCCTCGGGGCTCGACCCCCGCGCCCGGATCGAGATTCGGGCCTTACTCAAGGAGCTTCGGGCGATGGGCAAGACGATTCTCGTCTCCAGCCACATCCTTCCCGAGCTGGCCGACATCTGCAACAAGATCGGCATCATCGAGCAAGGGCAGTTGCTCGTCAACGGCGCCGTTTCCGACGTGATGAAGCAGGTCCGCACCGACATCGTGCTGAACATCACCGTCGCCGACCGCATGATCGACGCCGCCGACTTCCTCGAAAAGCAGCCCGAGATCGAGTCGATCGACCAGAAGACCGACCTGAACGACCACACGTTCCTCGTTGTGAAGATGAAGCCGGAGGTTGTCACGTACGGCTTCCTGGCGCAGCGTCTGATCGAGAACGGCTTCGAGTTGACCCTCTTCCGCGAAGACGAGATCAACCTCGAAACCGCCTTCATGCACCTGACCAAGGGCATCACGAGCTAA